From Marivirga harenae, one genomic window encodes:
- a CDS encoding DUF3244 domain-containing protein, which produces MKNSNIQKTVFAFALIALPLMSFADGFPFVKLTSKENKMITLRVGSAQSDMTNIKIKNQFGQVIYSETVENVNGILKNFDLKNLESGHYKIELENAFNIEVLPITITWDSVMVAHDQFTTVHKPFFKLRENGNVDFNFLNLNAKSTTVTIVNEKGHVVYKEDLGKSSDLEKRYDISSLGKGNYQFIVQSGDRNFKHNITL; this is translated from the coding sequence ATGAAAAATTCAAACATTCAAAAAACGGTATTTGCCTTCGCATTGATCGCGCTACCTTTAATGAGCTTTGCAGATGGATTCCCATTTGTGAAATTGACCAGCAAGGAAAACAAGATGATCACTTTAAGAGTGGGTTCTGCTCAGTCTGATATGACTAATATAAAAATTAAAAACCAGTTCGGACAAGTGATTTACAGCGAAACTGTAGAAAATGTAAATGGTATTCTGAAAAACTTTGATCTAAAAAATCTGGAATCAGGTCACTATAAAATAGAGCTTGAAAATGCTTTTAATATTGAAGTGTTGCCTATTACAATCACATGGGATTCTGTAATGGTTGCTCATGATCAATTTACTACGGTTCACAAACCATTCTTTAAATTAAGGGAAAATGGCAATGTGGACTTCAATTTCTTGAATTTAAATGCCAAATCAACCACAGTGACGATTGTCAATGAAAAAGGTCATGTCGTTTACAAAGAAGACTTAGGAAAGAGTTCAGATCTTGAAAAAAGATATGACATCTCTTCTTTAGGAAAAGGAAATTATCAATTCATAGTTCAAAGTGGTGATAGGAACTTTAAACACAACATCACCCTCTAA
- a CDS encoding AraC family transcriptional regulator, protein MQFYKPTLEQIEPSFGSSVLIKKFEKSKPNKDPFWHFHPEIELVFVKGGNGKRHIGNHISYYQDGDLMLIGSNLPHYGFTDSLTGNESETIVQMKEDFPGPVFLNLPEIQPIKQLIENAKLGIVFTGDTKKRIGNKIEELVGKPAFDRLIGLIQILKELSEIKDYYLLNSEAVSIEAKAVDQQRVNLIYDFVKDNYKRNIPLEEIAAEAAMTVPAFCRYFKKISNKTFTFFVNEHRVVHASKLLSEGNLNITDICYACGFNNISHFNRQFKEITGKSPSDYRKEIRRVVK, encoded by the coding sequence ATGCAATTTTATAAACCAACACTCGAACAAATTGAGCCGTCCTTTGGTAGTTCTGTTCTAATCAAGAAATTTGAGAAATCTAAGCCCAATAAGGATCCGTTTTGGCATTTCCATCCAGAAATCGAACTAGTGTTTGTAAAAGGAGGTAATGGGAAGCGACATATTGGAAATCATATTTCTTATTATCAAGATGGTGATCTAATGTTGATTGGTTCTAATTTACCTCATTATGGTTTTACTGATAGCCTGACTGGAAACGAATCCGAAACCATCGTTCAAATGAAAGAGGATTTCCCTGGACCTGTGTTTCTAAACCTTCCCGAGATCCAGCCTATCAAACAACTAATTGAAAATGCTAAGTTAGGGATTGTATTTACAGGGGATACCAAGAAGCGTATAGGGAATAAAATAGAAGAATTGGTTGGTAAACCAGCATTTGACAGATTAATAGGGCTGATTCAGATATTGAAAGAGCTTTCTGAAATCAAAGATTATTATTTGTTAAACTCTGAAGCAGTTTCTATTGAGGCAAAGGCTGTGGATCAGCAAAGGGTTAATCTCATTTACGATTTTGTGAAAGATAATTATAAAAGGAACATTCCACTAGAAGAGATTGCAGCAGAGGCAGCCATGACCGTCCCAGCATTTTGTCGGTATTTTAAAAAAATATCAAATAAGACATTCACCTTTTTTGTTAACGAGCACAGGGTGGTGCATGCTTCAAAATTACTGTCAGAAGGAAATTTGAATATTACTGATATTTGCTACGCTTGTGGTTTCAATAATATTTCTCATTTCAATAGACAATTCAAAGAAATTACAGGCAAAAGTCCATCTGATTATAGAAAAGAAATTAGACGAGTGGTAAAATAA